A region from the Tahibacter amnicola genome encodes:
- a CDS encoding EAL domain-containing protein produces MASSAIFATFVDRFGFVWFAGDNGVHRFDGHDVRSIDRDPDQPGTLVSRTNADMAQTRDALWILSFAGVLQRLDSTTGVVDAYTLERNGIHSARGTHVVADREENLWVSTDRGLFRFDPRSRRALPVDLADGEQPRVTALALSEDGHQLFAGCVDGRVFRIAVSDFRRADLLVSLGQAVALEIVPAGEHLWLGTAKGLYHYDPQTGIAGQSGIPSALMHGKIDAMTLGRDGALWIGGAHHVGLLRFDPASGSLAVYRHQPDDPYSLSSDRVAALVLDDRDNLWVGLQRDGANRLRVGQHGATRYRAPEGRSNSFCAAREQADGRLLVLLCGGSVGVLDPRNGEFEDRSADIDRALSFTQPTLSGHAIVADAHGGYWLPTNNTGLLHWHPQQRVARRYRLVSADGREMPDPYMNAAVQDAEGRLWVGCSIGLAVLARGDSALRLFDPASTPGGALTGGVLSVALADDGKLWLGTTQGLVHFDPATNEVTRHVHNARDKRSLSDNLVIATHVDSQGTLWVGTQAGLNRASFEADGVHFRRYLPADGLPDQTIDAITSDTRGTLWVGTNRGIASRDAAQDRFVAFSSADGVPDIGVNWRSVLAATDGSVYFGSASGLLRLFPERLSVTPPQPLMLGSYEVGGVERINLRGPDVASLRVDYTQARVRFNVAAFGDHRPISYRLAGLQSRWQDMPASLSIGYDPLPPGNYRFEARQMGGNGQWLSPTLSVSLTVSPPPWRTRGAYAIYAASLLGVLLLAVLTYRQRRANELRHLGQLQQLATYDALTGLPNRTRFVDELAAAIDHMGPTDKLALMFIDLDRFKNINDSLGHRFGDLVLTKAAQRLRRALPQQARLARLGGDEFTVILPRLQHETEPAVVAQALLDAFATPLRVEASDVVVTLSLGISRCPLHATDPLLLVQYADTAMYYAKHAGRNAFCVFQPEMIAQVSRRLTLETGLRQALANDELHLVYQPQVDFASDQVCGVEVLLRWRSAEHGNVTPAEFIPILEDTGLIHEVGAWVVEQVCRQLQTWIKHDRGALCVAVNVSAHQLMRGELVERLAQLLATLSIPRRSLELEITESTLMDNAQRASSVLHELRSLGLGVAIDDFGTGYSSFAALSRLPFDKLKIDKTFVDGVGTSTNADTLCAAIIAMAHNLKLQVVAEGVETELQHRQLKAMGCDYAQGYWYCRPVSVGEFEQFLEQRRQRAPQT; encoded by the coding sequence ATGGCCAGCAGCGCCATTTTCGCCACGTTTGTCGATCGCTTCGGGTTCGTCTGGTTTGCGGGCGATAACGGTGTGCATCGCTTCGACGGCCACGACGTGCGCTCAATCGACCGCGACCCGGATCAGCCCGGTACCCTGGTGAGTCGCACCAATGCCGACATGGCGCAGACGCGGGATGCACTGTGGATCCTGAGTTTCGCCGGCGTGCTGCAGCGCCTGGACAGCACGACCGGCGTGGTCGATGCGTACACCCTGGAACGCAACGGCATTCATTCGGCACGTGGCACGCACGTTGTCGCGGACCGCGAGGAGAACCTCTGGGTCAGCACGGACCGGGGTCTTTTCCGTTTTGATCCACGGTCGCGACGCGCACTGCCGGTTGATCTTGCGGATGGCGAGCAGCCGCGGGTCACCGCGCTGGCGTTGAGCGAAGACGGGCATCAGCTGTTTGCCGGATGCGTTGACGGGCGCGTGTTTCGCATCGCTGTGAGCGACTTCCGGCGCGCTGATCTGCTGGTATCGCTGGGGCAGGCGGTTGCGCTGGAAATCGTTCCTGCGGGCGAGCACCTGTGGCTCGGGACGGCCAAAGGTCTCTATCACTACGACCCGCAAACGGGTATTGCCGGCCAATCCGGCATACCGTCGGCGCTGATGCACGGAAAGATAGACGCCATGACACTCGGCCGCGATGGCGCCCTGTGGATTGGCGGCGCGCATCATGTCGGGCTCCTGCGTTTCGATCCGGCATCGGGTTCGCTCGCGGTATACCGTCATCAGCCGGACGATCCGTACAGCTTGTCGTCCGATCGCGTCGCGGCGCTCGTCCTGGATGACCGGGACAATCTCTGGGTCGGGCTGCAACGCGACGGTGCCAACCGGTTGCGGGTGGGGCAGCACGGTGCAACCCGCTATCGCGCGCCGGAAGGCCGCAGCAACAGCTTTTGCGCCGCACGCGAACAGGCGGACGGGCGACTGCTCGTGCTGCTGTGCGGCGGAAGTGTCGGCGTGCTCGATCCACGCAACGGCGAGTTCGAGGATCGAAGCGCGGACATCGATCGCGCCTTGTCGTTCACCCAGCCGACGTTGTCTGGCCATGCGATTGTCGCGGATGCGCACGGCGGCTACTGGCTGCCTACCAACAACACGGGCCTGCTGCACTGGCACCCGCAGCAGCGAGTGGCTCGGCGCTACCGGCTCGTGAGTGCAGACGGACGCGAAATGCCCGATCCGTACATGAACGCGGCTGTCCAGGACGCAGAAGGGCGCCTGTGGGTCGGTTGCAGCATCGGGCTGGCGGTCCTTGCACGGGGCGACTCCGCCCTGCGGCTGTTCGATCCGGCGAGTACGCCCGGCGGGGCCTTGACGGGCGGTGTGCTGAGCGTAGCTTTGGCCGATGACGGCAAGCTGTGGCTGGGTACGACGCAGGGCCTGGTGCATTTCGACCCGGCGACGAACGAGGTCACACGCCACGTTCACAATGCGCGTGACAAACGCAGCCTGTCCGACAATCTGGTCATCGCCACGCATGTCGATTCCCAGGGAACGTTATGGGTGGGCACGCAGGCGGGCCTCAACCGGGCCTCATTCGAGGCCGACGGCGTGCATTTCCGGCGCTACCTGCCGGCTGATGGTTTGCCTGATCAGACGATCGACGCGATTACCAGCGACACGCGGGGCACGCTGTGGGTGGGTACGAACCGGGGAATTGCGAGTCGCGACGCGGCGCAAGATCGCTTTGTCGCGTTCTCGTCCGCCGACGGCGTGCCGGATATCGGGGTCAACTGGCGCAGCGTGCTCGCGGCCACTGACGGCAGCGTCTACTTTGGCAGTGCCTCGGGTTTGCTGCGCCTGTTTCCCGAGCGCCTCAGCGTTACGCCGCCACAGCCTCTGATGCTCGGCAGCTACGAGGTCGGTGGTGTGGAACGGATCAATCTGCGCGGCCCCGACGTGGCATCGCTGCGCGTGGACTACACGCAAGCGCGCGTGCGCTTCAACGTTGCGGCTTTCGGGGATCACCGTCCCATTTCCTATCGGCTGGCGGGACTTCAGTCGCGTTGGCAGGACATGCCGGCCAGCCTTTCCATTGGTTATGACCCGCTGCCGCCCGGCAACTATCGCTTCGAGGCGCGGCAGATGGGCGGCAATGGGCAATGGTTGTCGCCGACGCTGTCGGTCTCGTTGACGGTATCACCGCCGCCGTGGCGGACGCGGGGTGCCTATGCGATCTACGCTGCATCGCTGCTTGGCGTACTGCTCCTGGCGGTGCTGACCTACCGCCAACGCCGCGCGAACGAACTGCGACACCTGGGTCAGCTGCAGCAGCTGGCGACCTATGACGCCCTGACCGGCCTGCCCAATCGCACGCGGTTTGTTGACGAACTGGCTGCCGCTATCGATCACATGGGGCCCACCGACAAGCTGGCATTGATGTTCATCGACCTGGACCGCTTCAAGAACATCAATGACTCGCTCGGCCATCGCTTCGGTGATCTTGTCCTGACCAAGGCCGCACAGCGCCTGCGCAGGGCGTTGCCGCAGCAGGCCCGCCTGGCGCGGCTGGGTGGCGACGAATTCACGGTCATTCTGCCCCGGCTGCAACATGAGACCGAGCCTGCCGTCGTCGCGCAGGCGCTGCTCGATGCGTTTGCGACGCCGCTGCGCGTGGAGGCGTCGGACGTCGTGGTGACACTGTCGCTGGGCATCAGCCGCTGTCCCTTGCACGCGACGGACCCCTTGCTGCTGGTCCAGTACGCTGACACGGCGATGTACTACGCCAAGCACGCCGGCCGCAACGCCTTTTGCGTCTTCCAGCCCGAGATGATCGCCCAGGTCTCGCGTCGCCTGACGCTGGAAACCGGTTTGCGGCAGGCCCTGGCGAACGATGAATTGCACCTGGTGTACCAGCCCCAGGTCGACTTCGCTTCGGATCAGGTGTGTGGCGTGGAGGTCCTGCTGCGCTGGCGCAGCGCCGAACACGGTAATGTGACGCCCGCCGAGTTCATCCCGATTCTGGAAGATACGGGCCTGATCCACGAGGTGGGCGCGTGGGTCGTGGAGCAGGTTTGCCGGCAATTGCAGACGTGGATCAAGCACGATCGTGGCGCGCTGTGCGTGGCGGTGAATGTGTCTGCGCACCAGTTGATGCGGGGTGAACTGGTGGAGCGGCTGGCACAGCTGCTTGCAACGCTTTCGATACCGCGCCGCTCGCTGGAACTGGAAATCACCGAAAGCACACTGATGGACAATGCCCAGAGAGCCAGCAGCGTATTGCACGAGCTGCGTTCGCTGGGCCTGGGCGTCGCCATCGACGACTTCGGTACCGGGTATTCTTCGTTCGCCGCGCTGTCACGGCTACCTTTCGACAAGCTCAAGATCGACAAGACCTTCGTCGACGGTGTTGGCACGAGCACCAATGCCGATACCTTGTGTGCGGCGATTATCGCGATGGCGCACAACCTCAAGCTGCAAGTGGTCGCCGAAGGCGTCGAAACCGAGCTGCAGCACCGGCAACTCAAGGCCATGGGATGCGACTACGCGCAGGGATACTGGTATTGCCGTCCGGTATCTGTCGGCGAGTTTGAGCAGTTCCTCGAGCAGCGTCGTCAGCGCGCGCCGCAGACATGA
- a CDS encoding glutathione S-transferase family protein translates to MSLILYGHLFSSYTQKVLVALYENATPFEFRSIGPDTPEYTAEWLRRWPLRKFPLLVDDGKDIAETSIIIEYLQLEHPGPVRLIPDDPRHALEVRFLDRFFDLHVMSPVQHAVGAALTGDATKRQDGLAVATELLERAYAWLEGTLRGKTWAAGDSFSMADCAAAPALFYADWTHPIAQTYPVLRAYRARLLGRPAFARAVDDARWFRVNFPLGAPDRD, encoded by the coding sequence ATGTCGTTGATTCTCTACGGTCATCTGTTCTCGTCGTACACCCAGAAGGTGCTTGTGGCGCTGTACGAGAACGCCACCCCGTTCGAGTTCCGCAGTATCGGCCCGGACACGCCCGAGTACACCGCGGAATGGCTGCGACGCTGGCCGTTGCGCAAGTTTCCACTTTTGGTTGACGACGGCAAGGATATCGCCGAAACCAGCATCATCATCGAGTATCTCCAGCTCGAGCATCCCGGCCCCGTTCGATTGATTCCAGACGATCCGCGGCACGCGCTGGAGGTGCGATTCCTGGATCGGTTCTTCGATTTGCACGTCATGAGCCCCGTCCAGCACGCCGTCGGTGCGGCGCTGACGGGTGATGCGACCAAGCGCCAGGACGGTCTGGCGGTTGCGACAGAGTTGCTGGAACGCGCCTACGCCTGGCTCGAAGGGACGCTGCGCGGAAAGACCTGGGCAGCAGGCGACTCCTTCTCGATGGCCGACTGCGCAGCAGCACCGGCGTTGTTCTACGCTGATTGGACTCACCCGATTGCCCAGACGTATCCCGTGCTTCGCGCCTACCGTGCCCGTCTGCTCGGCCGCCCGGCGTTTGCGCGCGCGGTGGACGATGCGCGCTGGTTCCGCGTGAACTTCCCGCTTGGCGCACCGGATAGGGATTGA
- a CDS encoding alpha/beta fold hydrolase produces MDASRAAVPALSLDAWRAAGDTHFHYRGHAIFSCRGGAPDAPPLLLIHGFPTASWDWEALWPALCSRYRVLALDMIGFGFSDKPRDYDYSLFDQADLCEAYLLAQGIERYHLLAHDYGDTVAQELLARQADPDGRPRLMTAALLNGGLFPETHRPVIVQRLLLSPLGPWVARAMTQARFSAALHRIFGPGTPPHPALVAGFWRLLQHNDGVHVMHKLIRYMVERRRHRTRWVGALQQSSVPIALVAGMADPVSGAHMVARYRSLVPRPDITELVQIGHYPQCEAPDAVLEAYLAFRERSAGSGEPAHVAAGSS; encoded by the coding sequence ATGGACGCGAGCCGTGCAGCCGTACCGGCCCTGTCGTTGGACGCCTGGCGCGCCGCGGGCGATACGCACTTTCACTATCGCGGCCATGCGATCTTCTCGTGTCGTGGTGGTGCGCCGGATGCCCCGCCGCTGCTGCTCATCCACGGTTTTCCGACGGCCTCGTGGGATTGGGAGGCGCTGTGGCCTGCCCTGTGCAGCCGCTACCGTGTCCTCGCGCTCGACATGATCGGCTTCGGGTTTTCCGACAAGCCACGCGACTACGACTACAGCCTGTTTGACCAGGCAGACCTGTGCGAAGCGTACCTGCTGGCGCAAGGCATCGAGCGCTACCACCTCCTGGCACACGACTACGGCGATACGGTCGCCCAGGAATTGCTGGCCCGCCAGGCAGACCCGGACGGCCGTCCGCGACTGATGACTGCCGCTTTGCTCAATGGTGGCCTGTTCCCCGAAACGCATCGCCCGGTGATCGTGCAGCGACTGCTGCTGTCGCCGCTAGGGCCGTGGGTGGCTCGGGCGATGACCCAGGCGCGATTCTCCGCCGCGCTGCATCGGATCTTCGGCCCCGGCACACCGCCCCATCCGGCCCTTGTAGCGGGATTCTGGCGCCTGCTGCAGCACAACGATGGCGTGCACGTCATGCATAAACTCATCCGATATATGGTGGAACGTCGGCGCCACCGCACGCGCTGGGTCGGCGCGCTGCAGCAATCCAGCGTCCCGATCGCACTTGTCGCTGGCATGGCCGATCCCGTTTCCGGTGCGCACATGGTGGCCCGCTACCGCTCACTGGTTCCCCGTCCGGATATCACCGAACTGGTGCAGATCGGGCACTACCCGCAATGCGAAGCGCCAGACGCCGTGCTCGAGGCGTATCTGGCATTTCGGGAAAGGTCCGCGGGAAGCGGCGAGCCGGCACACGTCGCGGCCGGCTCCTCCTGA